In Actinomycetota bacterium, a single genomic region encodes these proteins:
- a CDS encoding MOSC domain-containing protein: GDAHSGKWHRQVSLLSKESINKMRKKGFNISSGSFAENITTEGIDLLKISIGNRLKIGNDVILEVSQKGKVCPRPCSIYYKIGDCIMPKEGIFAKVIKPGKVKAGDIIVVEE; this comes from the coding sequence GGAGATGCTCATTCAGGAAAATGGCATAGGCAAGTAAGCCTCTTATCTAAAGAAAGCATCAATAAGATGAGAAAAAAAGGTTTTAACATAAGTAGTGGTTCTTTTGCTGAGAATATAACAACAGAAGGAATTGACTTATTAAAAATTTCTATTGGAAATAGATTAAAAATAGGCAATGATGTTATACTTGAAGTTTCACAGAAGGGAAAAGTTTGTCCGCGTCCGTGTTCAATCTATTATAAAATTGGCGATTGCATTATGCCCAAAGAGGGAATATTTGCTAAAGTTATAAAACCAGGGAAAGTTAAAGCTGGAGACATTATTGTAGTAGAGGAATGA